In Salarias fasciatus chromosome 13, fSalaFa1.1, whole genome shotgun sequence, the sequence AAACGAGGGTCAGGCTCTGGAAATTAGTTCTTGGTGGAGAGTTTCTCAGATTTGTTATCCTTCCCAAACCTGCTGAAATAATTAACTTTATACGCCGTTCAAGACGCTGCTCAGCTCCGCCTGTCAAGACGAGGCCGAGGTGTGGCGAATGACTGACAGACAACATTAATGGGAGGCAGAAACTCTTCCTCGCAGACTACACCTTCACTCATCACCGCTGTCACCGCTCCGCAGTAACTTGGTGGAAAATGCAGCTGATTTACTCGAGTATTgatcttttcacttttttcctttttgtcattttcagggATGAAGAACCTCATTCACAGAGGTTTAACAAAATAATGACACTCACAAGTATTATTGCGcttacttctttttttaagtgagaaaaaaaaaacatggagggAAAAAGGCTTCACCCATCagatcagatttattttttgctaCTGAGCCCATCTGAAGCTCTCTGCCCCCCCTGGGGGAAAAACACCCTTCACTTTAAAGCAGTGCTCTAAATAacggagcacacacacacacacacacacacacacacacacacacacacacacacacacacacacacacacacacaggcgtgtGTCTCTTGTGTTAAAGTGAGGGCTGGGAGAGCAAGTGGGACAGATGTAAGAAatactgtgcgtgtgtgtccacacacacacatacacacacatacacacacacacacacacacacacacacacaagcagacagGCAGCCCCCCGAGGagcggcagcagagagagctgGGACGGCGAGGACGAGCCGCCGGAGCAGAAGGTGGAGGCCGGGGCTCTGAGGGCCGCGTCTGTCTGGAGAGGCTCACTCTGAGgagctcggcggcggcggcggcggcgtgcggagAACAGCCTTGTCCAGATGGCTGCTGTGTGATTTAGCAGAAACGGGAAGCAGCTGTGGCCAGCGCcgggcccccccacccccctcaccACCCCCCCCCTACGCTTGACTGGGACCCAACTGTGTGGAGGGAGAACATTTGCATGAGAGGGATAATTTGGCCAAACAAATGCGGCCGTGCCAGAATCCCAGATCTCACTTCCCCTTTCAGCCCAGCTGACGGAGGGCTCCTTCAAGAAGCAGACCGAAGGCCAGAAACGCTCAGGCGCTCCTCGTGTTGTGAGGCGTTGACAGCACGACGACGCCCGAGGCTGCTGAAGACACAACGGCTCCCAAAGCGGAACTTTCAGAAAAACACTCGTTCTCCGTCGCCGTTGAGATGGTGGGAATGCTGCTGACAGTCCAACTCGGCCGTCGGTCCATGTGTCCATATCCACTTGAGGCCCAACATCAAGCTCCATCATTTTCAGGACGTTGTGGTGTAACCATGAAACGACTGAGTTTTCATCTGGAACTTGGCCGTGTCAGCAGGACCTCACGCTCCGCTCTGGCTGAGGTTTTCAGATAGAATCATTTTCAGTGAATTATTGCTTcctttacatttaaatgaaaagtccaaacacatcaaaacatcCATATTTTGCAAACGAGCTCTTAATACTCTTCATTTGTTACGCGCAGAAACTGCCCTGCTGAGAGCACGATCCAGTGTGTTCCTCAATAATAAGGTAGAGGTAAAGGCAGCTAAATTCATGCAGTTATCAACAAAGGAAGTGCAAATTTCAGATCCTTCATCTTTCCTGTAATATTTCCCCTTTTACTGACTTTACTCTTCATGATAACCATTGCAAGCTAATTTTGGGAACAGTTGAGAACAGAGGTGTAATGTGGCAGAAAGTATTTCGTTTCGGTGGCAGAAACTGTTAAAAGCTGACGGAGATCGAGTCACCGAGGTGCAAAATACTGGGgttgtgttgaaagttatgttccaggaggttttttttctcaccttttCACCTCAGTTTCACTAAAAACAGACACTCACAACTAATTCATTAATCAAGCAAGGAAAATCTCTGAATATTTGGAGCCCAAATCCACAGAAAACCCTTATAGACGCAAGAAGACCATGCAGAGAACGCTCACCTGTGATTCACTTACCTTAATGCACCGTCCCTGCCGGACCACAGCGGTCCAGATGTTGAGGCTCTGCCTCTGCTAACGGGGGAATTTGCCCTGAACCCCTCCTAGCCTTCTTGATTTTGCCATTTTCATGCATCATACTCATTTTCAAACACCAGCTGCCACTGATAAATAAGTGATTAGAGAACGTGGAGGCATCACATGCAGGCGTCCACTTCCTGCATGCGGACTCACTCAGTGCTCTTTTATACCTTGGACTTCAGTCATGCAGCTGTGTGATGAGTGTGTTTGCAGCCGCTGATGTGACACACACGGTCAGCGGGACGGCGCGGATCCCGGCGGCACCAGAGGAATTCTGTGCATCTGTCCCGGTCCAGCTGTGGGGAGTGGGCCGTGTTCGGCGGCGCCCCCGGGAGGCCCGTGCGACGACTCTCGCTGCTGGCTAATCCAACAAAGTTTCAATGCAGTGGCCAACCACACAGGCCTGAAATATTTATCAGGGACTtgacaaaaagatgaaaaataaatgacagcCGTTTTTCATGGTCTTCCAGATTTTCGAAGATTTGTTCATTAAATTTTCACGAGAATTTCACTTCATGTGTGCACAATCTATAATGgtctgcttcagtgtgtgtgtgtgtgtgtgtgtgtgtgtgtgtggtgtaaaTCTCCTCTGACCACGGCGGGCTCTTGGCAGTGGACGGCGCTTCGAGGGGGGACGGACGACGAAGTCCAGACCGCGGCCGCTGTTTCAGACGCTCAGAAACTCCATGGAAGAGGACCGTCGGCCGCGACGGCCCGTTGTTTCATAAGAGGGATGTGTTGCCGTAAGAGATTTTCCTGTTGAGTCCATTTGTGTCTTCATCACGAAGAGGAAGGGAGGCAGAATGAACtttaaagtctttatttttcGTGAGACCaggattcaggaaaaaaaagcacaaacttcATGTAAATAGATTCCCAAAAGGTTATTCAGCAGGAAAAACGTCTCTGGAAACCCAACTTATGGAAACGGTGTAAGGGACATCCAGAGCATGAAGCCTCCGTCACAGGAACAAACACAAATCAAACCTGATATAGTTGTTTAAGTTAAAATGACTTTgttactgtttttgtttaaaatccttttcaacctttctgcTCAAGTTTTCTgtctcaaaacatgtttttgatgGGAGGCGGTCAGAAGCTCTGACGCAGTGGACAGCTTGTCGGTGTGTCTGGGACGACATTCAGCAGGTTATTGTCAAAGAGGCACTAAtgcctctttttctctttcctttttgaCAGAATATTCCAGAAAATCACAATCTCACCTTTGCAACAATCATGGAAACTTTAAAATGGCCAATAAAAGAAGTCTTTCCTAACTTACACCCAAACTGCCTGGCGGCTGGTTGCACAAGGTGCAAAATCTCTCTGGTCATTTCcaaacaaacatctgaaaaaaaaaaaaaaaaaaaactacacgtGACGCTGTTGTCGTTTCTTGATGATGCAACCGAGATGTTCTGTTACAGTTTATCCAGCGTGATAACAGTGAGCCTTCTGACTGAAGTGAATTCCATCTGCGaatctgactaaaataaaaatgtaaagatttcTGGTTTGCTTTTCATAGTGAGGATAAATAAATCTATATTATATGTTGACAGACTTGCAatagcaccaaaaaaaaaaaaaagatcgcaTTGAAGGGTTGCAAATTAAATCTATCTTTGAAGAAAATTGGacaaaaaaatctatttcttTATAAGCATTTATAAAGAGAAACAAGCTCGCAGATTTCTGTCAGGACTAACTTATAGTTTGTTATTATTGTCTctttaagggaaaaaaagcacaaatctGAGAGTTCAAAATAATTTTATTCACAAAAATATAAGTATGAACATGAATAGAAAACAACTTGCCATGTAGTGTGAGGAAGAGGTGGGAATGTCTGcggtaaagaaaacaaaacattaacgTCTCCCCTCAGAGTATTTCAGGACGGACGGGAACGActaaaaaacaaatttaaagaGAGATCAGTGCTTCATCTGCAACACAATGCGGTGCTCAACAATCCCACCAAACcgcagagcagcagaagaatCGGTATCAGAACAAAACAGGCCGACTCTTTTCAAAACGCCCCAGAATCATTTGGATGCGTAACGCAGCCTGCCGAGACTGATGAGCAAGTAAACTGTGCTGAGAGCAAAACCTCTGAGTGCGACCGGTGAAGGAGGCTAATTAGAACAAGTAGAAGGCTGCATTTCAAAAACGATGCGCAGCAGACTCTTAATAACTCCTGTTTACACTTTCGACTTCGGCAGGAAGTGGGAGGCGAGCGGCGGCAGGGGAAGACGTCAGCGTCCGCACCCGAACGTCTTGTTCCAGTCCTCGTACAGCTCCAGGTCTTTCGCCGACACGCTGGGCCGGACGGTCTTCAGGGCCTCCTGGAAGTCGCAGTAGAGGATCGGACGGACCTGATCCGCCGTGATGGTGGCGATGTCGCCGAGCTGGATGCTGCGAATCGGCCCCAGCGCCGCCTCCCGACACAGCTGGGTCATGTCGGCGCCGGAGAAGCCCTGGGTCGCCGCGACGAcgccctccagctcctgctccctCAGCTGGTTCTTCTCCCGGGTCATGAGGTTGGTGACGATCTGGCGGcgggcggccgcctcgggcagAGGGATGTAGAGCCGCTTGGCCAGGCGCCTGCGGGCGGCCTCGTCGATCTCCTGCGGCCGGTTGGTGGCGCCCACCACCAGGATGCGATCCTCGGCCGCAGTGGCGGCGCCGTCCAGCTGCACCAAGAACTCCGTCTTGATCCTGCGGGACGAGTCGTGCTCGCCGTCGGTCCGCTGGGACAGCAGGGAATCGATCTCGTCGATGAAGATGACGGCGGGCTGGTGGCAGCGCGCGATGGCAAACAGGGCGCGCACCATCTTTTCTCCTTCGCCCACCCACTTCGACGTGAGCGACGAGGCGCTGATGCTGAAGAAGGTGGCGCCCGACTGGCAGGCAATGCATTTCCCAATGAGAGTCTTTCCGGTCCCCGGGGGGCCGAACAGCAGGATGCCTTTGGGCGGCCCGCGGAGGCCAGTGAAGATGTCAGGCCGCAGCATGGGCCAAACCACGATCTCCTTGATCGTGGTCTTGGCGAACTCCAGGCCGGCGATGTCGTCCCAGGCCACAGGAGGGCCGTGGTCCATGATCTCACTCATGATCAACTCCACGATCTTCGGCTCGAAGTTCTTCAGACGCTCGTCCAGGATCTGGGGCTCCTCGCTCTGGTTCCGGCTCGCGctgctctcctccccctcctgtcgCGCGACGGGCGGCACAAACTTTGAGAACGCGCCTCGAGGTCTGTTGGCACCGAGAGATTTCTTGACAATTGCTCCCATCCCAGGCGTCTGCGCTCTCTGGGGCTGATGGGAatttttcttctgctggtcAATAACAAACTGCTCTCGAGCGGATTTGAAGTTGCCTCCAGCTCGCGGGTCAGCGCTTCCTTGACCTCCGTGCGATCCCCTGCTGGTCTCCCCTCCGTCCGGGCTGTAGAAGTTCTTCCGTTTAGATGGATTTGAGGCTGGAAATAAGGCGGGCTGATGGTTTTGCAATCCCCGAGCAGTGCCAGCAGTGGCCTGCGGAAGAGCTGGAGGGTGGCCGAACAAAGACTGAGGTCGAGCCGGAGGCCCGGAGGACGGGTTTATACTGTTGGAGAACACATTACAGCCTCTCGTGCCCTCGGCAGACACAGACGCAGGATTTCTGGCAGCGCTGTTAACCTCTGATTTAGACGGTGGCACTGCCGCAGCTTTAAATAACGCAGCTTCTGACCTGCCTCCTGTGGAGGGGGCAGAGACGGAGCTGCCTCTGCCCTCTTGTCCCACCGGAACGTTAACATCTGCCGGAGCCACATGGAAGCCTTCTCCCCCCGTTCTCGCCTGAATCATCTTCCGTACGCTGGGCAGCTCCAGCACGCTCTCCGCGGTGAGGCCCGACTCCCATTTGTCGCTGTGGTTCTTCTGACTGCGGACCAGATGGAGCACGCTCTCTGCATAGTTGTTGAGCCCCGTGCGAGGGTCATCCGAGTCCAGCACCGAGCCGTAGCGCTCCGAGTAGGTCCTGAGCAGGCTGGCCGCGCCGGCCTGAGAGAGCTGGGAGCTTGCCCATGCATACTGAATGGAGAGGATGTGGGCTCGGTAGGCATCGGCCGTCTGTTCAGGTGTACAGCTGCCAGATGAAATGTCAAAGGACCTCCTCTGCCATTCGTCCAGGTGTGCGCTGCTCATGCCTGGCCTGTTCCAGCCGGGTGAAAGGAGAAGGGACAAAAgttattaaaattaaatgatcacatgcacacagaaagTTACATCTCACTCAAACACATACAGAGACATTAAGACGCTGATTTATTATTCCATtatgttttaaattaaatacCAAATAAAGCAGTGCAGGCTATTACTCATCTAAATGGAATAAAATACACTGTTTCCAAGCGTTATTTACCGCTTGTTTAGGATTCTGATGAAGGGACTGTTGTACTTTTCCTTTAAATGAATGCAGCCTTATAAAGGACACAACATTACACAACATGCAGGAACACGGTGGATATTCCAGTGACACCGTGCTGCGGAGTTCTGACAGAAGGCTGTGACACGACAAACATCCTGTAATCTGCTCATTTATTGAAACGTTACGTTACTTTATCTAGAGTTGATCTTACTGAGTATCTCCCCGTCTGTTCCCGCCGCTGcgttcttcttctgcttcttcttcctaCTTCCTGTCTCGTTCCAACTCGCTCACGCGGGACCTGCGTCAGAGCTGTCAGCGCGAGTTTCACAGTCACAGACACAAAGTTTAATCTTCTTAAACTGCCGACCTAAAATAAAAGTACGATAAAAAAGATTAACTGaggaaaaatatataaataaaaaaatatatataaattaaCCCACCAAACAACTTCTAAATAATATTGGAACTCGGTTTAGTCATAGCATGTAGGGgatgtttcttttattcacCGGCTCCGCCCAGACACACGCTCCATCACAGTCCATTTGCAGACTATCAGGCCCCACATGAAACGtattaaattctgttgcttcgTTTAAAGTACAGAGAAACACGGAGTTATTCTCGTGGACTCAAATACTTTTTTCACGGTAAGATCTGTGAACTCCTAACGAGGTCTGCATTGCCATCTTGTGGTCAAAATGCGCCATGCGTCGGAATTATTAATTGGGTCGCGTCTGcctgttgcattctgggaaatgtagtaTCAAAGCTATGTGACTTCCACTAGCGACGTATTTTAGCGTacattattttcaaagtaagCACAATCAAAAATAAGTATGCTTAGATATGGactatattgtttttaaacccgTCTAAAAATTCTTTACAAGAAATTAATAAAGATCTACTTTCTGGCCTGAACTACATTACCCACAACCGTGGCGCTTTGTGTTGATGCCGTGGAGAGCGGATGACAGCGGCCGCGGATCCTGTGGGAATAAAGCACACGCTGTCGGTAAAAGACGCCGTTTTGTGACTGTGGACTGCTGATTATCTGGTTATTTGCAGCTCACAGCTGTTTATATCACCGCCTACCTTTGCTTTGAGcgctctctgcagctgctggcggCGGTCGCGGACTGTTAGCTGCAACGTTAGCTCGACCGGAGGCGGGATGTGAATGAATCCAGACGGGACCAGCCCCCGGAGCGCCGGCAGGAACTGCCAGTCACACCCTTGTCTGGAGGGGAAAAGAAGATGCTCTGAACGCTGAAAGCATCATGAGACCGCTCCCATTGCCGTGTCTGCGTGGTTTTAATCAGCTCGCGGATTGTTGAGGCTCCCGGATTGCACTTTTTGGGGCTCCAGTCGGGCTGAACTGGGAAGTGTGGGCTGGATATGACTGACTCATCGCCATGGCCCGGGCGGAGCAGATAAccctgagcagtgtgtgtgccgCAGTGACAGCCAGGCACGGCTGAGTGCTCCGCTACGCCCTCGATTCCTTCTCACTTGTCGGCTGGATTTCGCGGTCAGCGCGGCACCATGTACACCTTCGTTTCCCGCGATGACAACAGCACCGTTTATGCAGAAGTTTCCAAAATCCTCCTGTCGACGGGACAATGGAGGAGGCTGAAGAGAGACAATCCCAGGTTCAACCTGATGCTGGGCGAGCGGAACAGGCTGCCCTTTGGACGCCTGGGTGAGAGCAGTATTTTCTGTGATGGTGTCCACCCACTCAGGATCGGACAGCTGCAGGGCTGCATCCTGTGGAAACTTTAAATCATGTTCTTCTCATGTGACTTTACAGGTCATGAACCCGGCCTGGTGCAGCTGGTGAACTACTACAGAGGAGCAGACAAGCTGTGTAGGAAAGCATCCTTGGTCAAGTatgtatactttttttttttttaaccactaaTGCAGTGAGTGAATTATTCATAGTGCATTAATTGAACATTTCCTTTCTGAACCATTAGGCTTATAAAGACCCGCCCAGAGCTGTCCGACTCCTGTAACTGGTTTCCAGAGTCCTACATAATCTACCCGACCAATCTCAACACTCCTGTTGCTCCAGCCTCCAATGGCATCAGTCATCTGAAGAGCAATCCTAAAACGGATGAGCGGGAAGTGTTTCTGGCCTCCTATCATGCGAAAAAGGAAAGCGGTGAGGGGACGGTGTGGATCGCCAAGTCGTCCGCTGGAGCTAAAGGTGATTCTCATCCATTTTTCACCGGTTTGAACCTGAGGAAACATTAGCCTCTGTTTGcaggtatttatttatttctgaaaagCCATCGTGTTGATATGAGATAAAATGCCCTGGAGATAAGGTGACACTACTTTGCTTCAAACTTTGATGAATAATGTAGTGAAAAGTGATAAATGTGTttatgtttgctgtgttttttgttctcGTGGTATTTTTATCTGCTCAGATCATCAGATTTCGCAATTTCTCAGCAGATCTTTTGCTCTGCTTAAAGCTGCGTCCTCCCCGATCACCCCGCCTGAGTGTGAGACATATCTCTTCTTGATATGGCAGGTGCTGGTATTTTGATATCCCACGATGCAAATCAGCTGCTGGAGTACATCGACAATCAGGGACAGGTGCACGTTATCCAGAAGTACCTGGAGAAGCCGCTGCTCCTGGAGCCCGGACACCGCAAGTTTGACATCAGGCAAGTGTGTGTTGCTCAGACAGACCTTCAGATTGTGTCTGAATCACTCATCCTTGTTGTctcgcgctgctgctgctgccaggagCTGGGTGCTGGTGGACCATCAGTATAACATCTACTTGTACCGGGAGGGGGTGCTGCGCACGTCCTCGGAGCCGTACAACAGCGCCGACCTGCAGGACATGACCAGCCACCTGACCAACCACTGCATCCAGAAGGAGCACTCGCAGAACTACGGCCGCTACGAGGAGGGCAACGAGATGTTCTTCGACGAGTTCAGGCTTTACCTGCTCAACACCCACAGCGTGACGCTGGAGTCGTCCATATTACCTCAGATCAAGCAGATCATCAAGTAGGT encodes:
- the fignl1 gene encoding fidgetin-like protein 1; the encoded protein is MSSAHLDEWQRRSFDISSGSCTPEQTADAYRAHILSIQYAWASSQLSQAGAASLLRTYSERYGSVLDSDDPRTGLNNYAESVLHLVRSQKNHSDKWESGLTAESVLELPSVRKMIQARTGGEGFHVAPADVNVPVGQEGRGSSVSAPSTGGRSEAALFKAAAVPPSKSEVNSAARNPASVSAEGTRGCNVFSNSINPSSGPPARPQSLFGHPPALPQATAGTARGLQNHQPALFPASNPSKRKNFYSPDGGETSRGSHGGQGSADPRAGGNFKSAREQFVIDQQKKNSHQPQRAQTPGMGAIVKKSLGANRPRGAFSKFVPPVARQEGEESSASRNQSEEPQILDERLKNFEPKIVELIMSEIMDHGPPVAWDDIAGLEFAKTTIKEIVVWPMLRPDIFTGLRGPPKGILLFGPPGTGKTLIGKCIACQSGATFFSISASSLTSKWVGEGEKMVRALFAIARCHQPAVIFIDEIDSLLSQRTDGEHDSSRRIKTEFLVQLDGAATAAEDRILVVGATNRPQEIDEAARRRLAKRLYIPLPEAAARRQIVTNLMTREKNQLREQELEGVVAATQGFSGADMTQLCREAALGPIRSIQLGDIATITADQVRPILYCDFQEALKTVRPSVSAKDLELYEDWNKTFGCGR
- the ttl gene encoding tubulin--tyrosine ligase, with protein sequence MYTFVSRDDNSTVYAEVSKILLSTGQWRRLKRDNPRFNLMLGERNRLPFGRLGHEPGLVQLVNYYRGADKLCRKASLVKLIKTRPELSDSCNWFPESYIIYPTNLNTPVAPASNGISHLKSNPKTDEREVFLASYHAKKESGEGTVWIAKSSAGAKGAGILISHDANQLLEYIDNQGQVHVIQKYLEKPLLLEPGHRKFDIRSWVLVDHQYNIYLYREGVLRTSSEPYNSADLQDMTSHLTNHCIQKEHSQNYGRYEEGNEMFFDEFRLYLLNTHSVTLESSILPQIKQIIKSCLTCIEPAISTKHLSYQSFQLFGFDFMVDESFKVWLIEINGAPACAQKLYGELCQGIVDVAISSLFTLAGDSSSASSSPYSSSPSSSFATGACSSPKLRAPLHVGPFTRL